DNA sequence from the Pedobacter sp. W3I1 genome:
ATTTCGTATCCTTTATCTTCCAGATACCGTTTGGCAATACTTTCGCCTTCTTTACCTAAATCGTTATGGAGCGCCATACCTAATAATTATTAAATGAGTGAGTTATCGAATGAGTGAATGTTTATTTCAAATGTATTATAAAATGATAAATGTTGAATGTTCCGAGCATCCCTATTCTATCCTTTAATCATTCTCTCATTCAGTCGCTTTTCATCATTCTCTCATTCACTCAATCAATCATTCTCTAATTATTTAACAATAACAGAACCCAAGAACTTAGAGATTTCCCTTTCCACACCTTTAATTACACCATAACGCTGCATTAAGATCATTTGGTTATCCTCATTCTTTTCTTCTTTTATCTCCTTCAACAGATTCATCAATATCTTTTCGACTTTACGTTTTTTAAGGTGAAAAATGCCACCTAAAATAGTCGCTTTTAAATTCATCGTTTCATCCTTAACATAAATAAGATGTTTATTTAACCAGTTCTCACTTAACGCATATTCTGAGGTTGAAAGTGTAATGGCCAAATCGGCAATATCTCTATCCTCATGTTTTACAAAGTGATTCGATGTGGGTAAGCGGCCGTTATCGATTTCTGATTTATAATAATCGATAATTCTTTTACAAAGTGGGTCATCAAATTCTACATCGCTCAGGTTCTGCATAATGAAAGAGCCAATGTACATATCATCAATTTTATCCCAGTTCACAAACTCGTGCCCAAAAGCCAGTAATAAACGTACAATTTCCTTTTCCTGATGCTCATTTTCTTCTACAGGTGTTTCATGGCCCATCGGGCCTGCGCTATCATCCCACAAATCATCTGGTGGACCAAGTGGTTCAGGTGCACCTGAAGAATAAGATTTTGGACTTGAAGAAGGATTTGCGCGTTGATTGCTATCAAAACTTTTCTTAAGCTTGGCCGAGCGCATTTTATTTAATTCGCTCAGTAAGATATGCTCATCTATTTCGAGTAAACTGCTACACTCACGAATAAAAACAGAAGCTTTAATTGGGTCAGGGATTTTGGCAATACTCTCCACAATATCGCGGATAATGCCTGCTCTTTTAATCGGATCATTGCCCGCATCTTTAAGCAATACATTTGCCTTATATAAAATAAAGTCTTTTCTGTTTTGTTCGAGATAGGTTTTAAATGCACCCGCACCAACATGGTGCATATAAGAATCAGGATCGTGGCCATCAGGGAATGAAACAATCTTCACGTTCAGTCCTTCTTCCAAAATCATATCCAAACCACGGAGGGAGGCTTTAATCCCCGCAGCATCGCCATCAAATAAAATGGTAATGTTCTGGGTAAAACGCCCGATCAGTTTGATCTGCTCTACTGTTAACGAAGTACCCGAAGAGGCCACTACGTTTTCTATTCCGGCCTGATGTACAGAAAGCACATCGGCATAACCTTCCGCAAGGTAACAGTTATCCAAATCGCGAATGGCTTTTTTGGCATGAAACAAGCCATAAAGCACATTCGACTTGTGGTAAATTTCGCTTTCTGGTGAGTTTACATACTTAGGAACATTTTTATCTGTCTTTAAAGTCCTACCTCCAAAACCGATAATCCTACCTGTAAAATTGTGGATCGGAAACATGACCCGACCGCGAAAGCGATCATAAATTTTGCCGTTATCGTTTTTGATCGATAATCCGGTGGCTTCTAAAAATTCTAATTTATGGCCTGCATTAATCGCACTTTGGGTCATCGCATCCCAAACATCAGGCGAATATCCCACCTCGAATTTCTTCAGGATGTCTTCCCTAAAGCCACGCTCTTTAAAATAACTCAAGCCAATACCCTTGCCTTCGTCGGTTTCCCAAAGCTGTTTTACAAAAAATGCAGCGGCATATTGTGAAACAATGTAAAGACTTTCCTTCGCGCTTTGTGCTTCGGCATCCTGAGGACTTAGTTCGGCTTCCTCAACTTCTATATTGTATTTATTGGCTAAAAATTTAAGTGCTTCAGGATATGAATATTTTTCATGATCCATAATGAAACGCACCGAATCGCCTCCTTTGCCACAACCAAAACATTTATAAATGCCTTTGGTTACGGATACGTGAAAGGAAGGTGTTTTTTCGCCGTGAAAAGGGCAATTACCAATTAAACTGGTTCCGCGTTTTTTTAAGTGCACAAAATCCCCAACTACCTCCTCGATACGGGCGGTATCCATTATCTTATCTATTGTTTCGCGGTTTATCATATACGCACAGCTCTTTCCTCTTCTTAATTAACCACAAAGATAACAGAGAAAAAACACAAAGAACACAGAGAAAAATTTCTTTGTGTTCTTTGCGAAAATACTTTGCGCACTTTGCGGTTCTAAAGCCTATTACTTCACCAAAGGCAACAACTGGTCGGCAACCAATTTATTACCCGTTTCATTTAAATGCACTCTATCAACGGTTAAAATGCCTTTTTCTTTATCCTCCGGATTATTTTTCGCTTCGTATTCCGTAAAAACCTTTCTTAAATCGCATACAGGAAGATTATTTTTTGCGGCTAATGTTCTAATCCCTTCAGCATATTTATTCAAATCGGCATCTAACTCATTGGTGCCATCTTTTTTCTCACCAACAACCGATGGAGTAACCAATACCACTTTGCTACCTACACCCTGAATTTTATTAATCAGGGCCTGGTAAAACTTTAAATATTTGTCGTAATCGGTTCCCGTATGAGATGATTGTTTATGCCAAACGTCATTAATTCCCACGTAAATCACCACTAAATCAGGCTTCTTATTTAATACATCATCTTCTAAGCGCAGGTATAAATCGTAAACTTTGTTGCCACCTATTCCGGCCCCGATTACATCATATTTAGTAGAATCGAGCGATTTTTTGATCAGGGTTACATATCCATTTTTAGAAAGGCCCTGCTGGGTAATCGAATCGCCAAAGAAGATAATCCGTTTTGGTTTAAATGTCATTGATGTGAATGCAATTAAGCAAAAGCTTAGTAAAATACTCGTTTTCAATAGTGTTTTCATTTTGTGTATAATTGGTTAGGTTATTTTTTATCGGCCTTTTTAAAATCCAGGTCCTGGAAATCGAAACTAAAATCGGTTAGCGGCGAAATCGCTTCAATTTTAAAACCATCGGCTACTGCATTGTTATCTAAACTAAAATTAACAAATGCATCGGCATCTAAACTTCTATCATACCATTTTACAATAAAGGTATTTCCCTTGTAGTAAGTCATGTCGCCTTTCAATTTTGGCGCATTCTTAGCCTGAAAATGCATCTTGCCATTTACTTCACTAATGCTTACGTCGCCAAACCACAAATCGTGGAAAGTTCCATAGTAGTTTTTAGCATCTGGTTTAGTAGCCGACAGTTTTTGTTGAGTTGCAATATCGTTCCAAACCTTGCTTACCATTTCATCGGCCTGTTTTTCGTTTTTAAGTCTGTTATTGTTATAGGTTTTAATCCTGTCTTGTCCTTTAATACCCAGGTAACCATCTTTAATTGAATTTGTAATTGCATTAAATGCGGCACCCGACTGCTGGTTGGTTAATACAATGATTCCCAATTTCATCTCCGGGAAAATTGTTACCTGTGTTACAATACCTGACAGACCGCCCGTATGCGTCGCTTGGAAATTACCATTCACATTACTCAAAAACCAACCCAGACCATAACTGCTGAAAGCGGCTGGATTACCTCCCGCGATAATGGTCTGTGGTGTCCAAAGTTCTCTTGCAACAGCAGGACTGAATAATTTCTTGTCCAATGCCTCACCGTATTTCCCCCCATTAATCATGGCCATTACCCATTTGCTCATATCGGTAACATTCGAATAAATCCCACCCGCAGCATTTGCAATCTCTCCGAAGCTTAAACCTACTGGAAGCAGTTTGCCCTGGTAAGGTGCATGACCATCAATTACATTCGATTTGTCTTTTAAGCGGTACCAGGAAGCTGCCGTTTTGGTCATACCTAATGGTTTAATAATTCTGCTTTCTATAAAATCTTCATAGGTAATACCTGACACTCTTGCTACTACATCGCCTGCAACAATGTACATCAGGTTATCGTAATCATATTTGGTACGGAAAGAAGAAACTGGCTTTAAATAACGGAGGTTGTGGATCAATTGCTTTTTATCAACTGTTGATGAATCTGGCCAGATCATTAAATCACCTGCACCCAAACCTAAACCACTGCGGTGCGTAAGCAGATCCCGGATGGTAAATTCGCTGGTTACATAGGCATCGTACATTTTAAACTCCGGAATTACATCGGTAACTTTAGTATCCCAGGTAATTTTCTTTTCATCAACCAGCATACCCAAAGCGGCAGCGGTAAATGCTTTTGTATTCGATGCCACACCAAAAAGCGTATTTTCATCAACCTTTTTATTGGTTTTGATTGAACTTACCCCATAACCTTTTAAATGGATTATTTTACCGTCTTTGATTACAGAAACTGCAATTCCGGGAACGTTAAAGGTAGTAAGCGTTTTTTCTACCACACTATCGATCTGTTTTGAAGTGAGCACCTGTGCATGCACGTGAAGGGCCAAAAACAGAGATAAAGCAAATGATATTTTAAATTTCAATGAAGAAAAGAGTTGCATATTGATCGGTTTAAATAATCGTTTAAAGATAATAAATCTTTTAGGCGATAGTCAAATCCTTATTTACCCTTTTCAAGTTTATAATCTTTGTGTACGATTAAAAAACTTGCCCGTTCTTCTTTTTTGAAAGGATAATCCCAGTTACCCTGATAAGTGATTTTGGTTGGTAATTTATCTTCTCCGAAATAGCCCATTTCGATATTCATCTGCACATCAAAATCGAACAGCATGTTGCTGTATTTCATATCAACGTAACGGCCAAGAATATTAAAATTACGCTTATCGAAAATGGTCACCAATTCTTTGATCATGATGCCATCTTTTGTCCAGCTGCTTAAATCAGGTTTAACCGAAACCTTAAAGCGATACACCGGAATTGAATCTAAATAAGTACCGCTGGTGAAACCATAATCGTAATACTGGCGCATATTGGCCGAAAATATTTCGGTTTTACTTCCAATAAAAGGCACTTTTACCGGACGGCCAGGATTGAAGATTAGTGTTTTGAGTTTGTCTTTATAACTTTCATTTGTTCCACCTTTTCCATCCGGTTTAGGAGCATTGGGTACAAAATCAGTATTGTAGGCATTCATAAAAATGTAATCGAACATTTCTACGGTATAAAGCTGGTATTTTCCGTTTTTCTTGTAAATTTTCCCGGTATCCTGTTTTACCAGATACTCCATTTTATAAGGGCCCACTGTTATTATGACGAATTTTACGGTAAATTTTTCCATCAACCTTGTTCTTTTTGTCATAACTGTAAATCCTGTTTTCGGCAATAAAAGTATAACGTTTCATATCCCTAAACGACTGATAAAAGGAAGTGTCGTACATCACCTTTCTGATAAATGTTTCTACATTCAACTTTTCGGCTTTGATATTTACTGCCGAATCGAGCGTAATGGTTTTAATTGTATCAGGATTAAAGCGGTTGATTTCCTGCGCAAAACCTTTATAAAAGAGTGACGTTAACAATAGAAGAAAAAATACTTTTTTCATGAAAAATGGAATATTTAAAAGGTAAAATGGAAGAAGATTAATGTAAGAAGGAAAATGGAATGAGAATTAATGCCATTATCCATCTTAAATATTTACATAACCACTCTAATTTCCTAGTTGTTTTAAAGCAATATAAGCCATTAATCCTGTTGATATTTTCAAAGCATCTTCATCAATATCAAATCTTGGTGTATGAACAGAATATTGTGTGTCTTTTGCTGCGTTCCCAGTACCTAAACGATAAAAACATGCATCTGTTACCTGCGAGTAGAAAGAAAAATCTTCGGCAGCCATCCAGATATCTAAATCAACCACATTGTCTTTACCCAAAAATTCTTCGGCAAAAGCTCTTGCATTTGCGGTTAATTTTTCTTCGTTGATTAAAAACGGATAACCTCTATGAATATCAAAATCGCAGCTTCCCCCCATGCTTTCGGCCATTCCTTCGGCCATCTTTTTCATACGTTTGTGCGCTTCATCTCTCCAGTTTTCATCCAGGGTTCTAAATGTTCCTTCGATTTT
Encoded proteins:
- a CDS encoding SGNH/GDSL hydrolase family protein, yielding MTFKPKRIIFFGDSITQQGLSKNGYVTLIKKSLDSTKYDVIGAGIGGNKVYDLYLRLEDDVLNKKPDLVVIYVGINDVWHKQSSHTGTDYDKYLKFYQALINKIQGVGSKVVLVTPSVVGEKKDGTNELDADLNKYAEGIRTLAAKNNLPVCDLRKVFTEYEAKNNPEDKEKGILTVDRVHLNETGNKLVADQLLPLVK
- the dnaG gene encoding DNA primase, which gives rise to MINRETIDKIMDTARIEEVVGDFVHLKKRGTSLIGNCPFHGEKTPSFHVSVTKGIYKCFGCGKGGDSVRFIMDHEKYSYPEALKFLANKYNIEVEEAELSPQDAEAQSAKESLYIVSQYAAAFFVKQLWETDEGKGIGLSYFKERGFREDILKKFEVGYSPDVWDAMTQSAINAGHKLEFLEATGLSIKNDNGKIYDRFRGRVMFPIHNFTGRIIGFGGRTLKTDKNVPKYVNSPESEIYHKSNVLYGLFHAKKAIRDLDNCYLAEGYADVLSVHQAGIENVVASSGTSLTVEQIKLIGRFTQNITILFDGDAAGIKASLRGLDMILEEGLNVKIVSFPDGHDPDSYMHHVGAGAFKTYLEQNRKDFILYKANVLLKDAGNDPIKRAGIIRDIVESIAKIPDPIKASVFIRECSSLLEIDEHILLSELNKMRSAKLKKSFDSNQRANPSSSPKSYSSGAPEPLGPPDDLWDDSAGPMGHETPVEENEHQEKEIVRLLLAFGHEFVNWDKIDDMYIGSFIMQNLSDVEFDDPLCKRIIDYYKSEIDNGRLPTSNHFVKHEDRDIADLAITLSTSEYALSENWLNKHLIYVKDETMNLKATILGGIFHLKKRKVEKILMNLLKEIKEEKNEDNQMILMQRYGVIKGVEREISKFLGSVIVK
- a CDS encoding serine hydrolase, translated to MQLFSSLKFKISFALSLFLALHVHAQVLTSKQIDSVVEKTLTTFNVPGIAVSVIKDGKIIHLKGYGVSSIKTNKKVDENTLFGVASNTKAFTAAALGMLVDEKKITWDTKVTDVIPEFKMYDAYVTSEFTIRDLLTHRSGLGLGAGDLMIWPDSSTVDKKQLIHNLRYLKPVSSFRTKYDYDNLMYIVAGDVVARVSGITYEDFIESRIIKPLGMTKTAASWYRLKDKSNVIDGHAPYQGKLLPVGLSFGEIANAAGGIYSNVTDMSKWVMAMINGGKYGEALDKKLFSPAVARELWTPQTIIAGGNPAAFSSYGLGWFLSNVNGNFQATHTGGLSGIVTQVTIFPEMKLGIIVLTNQQSGAAFNAITNSIKDGYLGIKGQDRIKTYNNNRLKNEKQADEMVSKVWNDIATQQKLSATKPDAKNYYGTFHDLWFGDVSISEVNGKMHFQAKNAPKLKGDMTYYKGNTFIVKWYDRSLDADAFVNFSLDNNAVADGFKIEAISPLTDFSFDFQDLDFKKADKK